The Tamandua tetradactyla isolate mTamTet1 chromosome 8, mTamTet1.pri, whole genome shotgun sequence genome includes a window with the following:
- the SAA1 gene encoding serum amyloid A-1 protein isoform X1 — MSSTATPECFLGPRKEEPYKYQPPLPGRQAPAALLPPEISTMKLLTGLLFCSLVLAVSSQGWLSFIKEAGQGTRDMWRAYRDMREANYIGADKYFHARGNYDAARRGPGGAWAAKVISDAREASQRVTDLFKYGSSGHGAEDSRADQAANEWGRSGKDPNHFRPAGLPRKY, encoded by the exons GGCCCCAGGAAGGAAGAACCCTATAAATACCAACCACCTCTCCCTGGCAGGCAGGCACCAGCAGCTCTGCTACCTCCAGAAATCAG CACGATGAAGCTTCTCACAGGCCTCCTGTTCTGCTCCTTGGTGCTGGCAGTCAGCAGCCAAGGCTGGTTGTCATTCATCAAGGAAGCTGGTCAAG ggaCTAGAGACATGTGGAGAGCCTACCGTGACATGAGAGAAGCCAACTACATAGGTGCAGACAAATACTTCCATGCTCGGGGAAACTATGACGCTGCACGGAGGGGACCTGGGGGCGCCTGGGCTGCTAAAGTGATCAG TGATGCCAGGGAGGCTTCTCAGAGAGTCACAGACTTGTTTAAGTATGGAAGCAGCGGCCACGGAGCAGAGGACTCAAGGGCTGACCAGGCTGCCAATGAATGGGGCCGGAGTGGCAAAGACCCCAATCACTTCCGACCTGCTGGTCTTCCTAGGAAGTACTGA
- the SAA1 gene encoding serum amyloid A-1 protein isoform X2 — protein MKLLTGLLFCSLVLAVSSQGWLSFIKEAGQGTRDMWRAYRDMREANYIGADKYFHARGNYDAARRGPGGAWAAKVISDAREASQRVTDLFKYGSSGHGAEDSRADQAANEWGRSGKDPNHFRPAGLPRKY, from the exons ATGAAGCTTCTCACAGGCCTCCTGTTCTGCTCCTTGGTGCTGGCAGTCAGCAGCCAAGGCTGGTTGTCATTCATCAAGGAAGCTGGTCAAG ggaCTAGAGACATGTGGAGAGCCTACCGTGACATGAGAGAAGCCAACTACATAGGTGCAGACAAATACTTCCATGCTCGGGGAAACTATGACGCTGCACGGAGGGGACCTGGGGGCGCCTGGGCTGCTAAAGTGATCAG TGATGCCAGGGAGGCTTCTCAGAGAGTCACAGACTTGTTTAAGTATGGAAGCAGCGGCCACGGAGCAGAGGACTCAAGGGCTGACCAGGCTGCCAATGAATGGGGCCGGAGTGGCAAAGACCCCAATCACTTCCGACCTGCTGGTCTTCCTAGGAAGTACTGA